AAACCGTAAAGTGTTTTTAATATTTTGTTGTTCGGTTTTGAAATTTCTATAAACGAAAATTGTCCATCTTTTTTTAAAATTCGTTTAGTTTCCAAAGCCAAAATTTGCAATTGTTCTGCATTAAAGGTTTTAAGTCCAAAAGCACAAGTTACAAAGTCGTAATGGTTGCTTGGTAATTGATTGTTCAATATGTCTTGTTGCAATACTGTTATTTCATTATTGAATTTTAAATCGCTTTTCCGTTTTGCATATTTCAACATTCCGTCAGAGAAGTCAAGAACTGTTAAGTTGGAATTGGGCAATTTATTTTTTGTTGCATTCCAAGTTTCGCCCATTCCTGTTAGCAAGTCAATTATCTCAACTTTATAATTTGACTGTTTGAAAGACTCCAAAAATTGTCTTCTCCAACGAATTGAAAAACCAAACGAGGTTATCAAATTCATTCGCTCATATGAACTACTCATTTTATTGAAAAGTCCTTTTACATATTCGGGATTGTAAATATTATTCTCCATACAAAACTTCTTTCCTTTTTCCCAGTTGGACAAACTTTTTGATTATTTGGTTTCTGTTTATGAGTAATTTTTTCATGTAGTTCGTATTAGCCAGTAAGAGCATATCTCTCAGTTTTTGCAGTATTGCTATAACGGTTTGGCTGTACATGACGTCTATCCCGGTAGGGTGGCTTGCATGGAACAACATGTTATCTGATGTTATTAATTTTTATATTAGTATTTTTAAAATACTTGCTCCGTAAGAAATGAACCATATCCCGTTAAGCAAAATAGCAATTCGATTAAGTAGGGTCTGCTGAAGGCATAAAAAAGTGAGTAAACATATATGCGTAATGGTTATATTTGCACAATAAAGTGCAAGAGTATATGGCAA
The genomic region above belongs to Saprospiraceae bacterium and contains:
- a CDS encoding class I SAM-dependent methyltransferase, producing MENNIYNPEYVKGLFNKMSSSYERMNLITSFGFSIRWRRQFLESFKQSNYKVEIIDLLTGMGETWNATKNKLPNSNLTVLDFSDGMLKYAKRKSDLKFNNEITVLQQDILNNQLPSNHYDFVTCAFGLKTFNAEQLQILALETKRILKKDGQFSFIEISKPNNKILKTLYGFYLGQIIPILGRLLLGNPEEYKMLWQYTYKFNNAKSATEIFTKTGLKTKFISYFYGCATGFYGTKTDD